AGGTGGGCGAGTTTTACACGCCTGGCTATGAGCGTGGGTTGCGTTATGATGACCCGGTTTTAGCGATTGATTGGCCACTACCAGTTAGTGAGATTTCTGCCAAAGATGCTTCTTGGGCTTTGTTGGAACAGACCGTTGTGGGAGTATAGCTAATGATTATTATTGATAAAGCACTCAAAGAACGAGCAGAAGCCAAAAATCCGATTCGCGTGGGGATGATCGGTGCAGGGTTCATGGGACGCGGCATCGCCAACCAAATCATCAACTCCGTCCCTGGAATGGAACTCGTCGCCATTG
This genomic window from Chroococcidiopsis sp. TS-821 contains:
- a CDS encoding dTDP-4-dehydrorhamnose 3,5-epimerase family protein, with the protein product VGEFYTPGYERGLRYDDPVLAIDWPLPVSEISAKDASWALLEQTVVGV